The Mucilaginibacter terrenus genome has a segment encoding these proteins:
- the hisH gene encoding imidazole glycerol phosphate synthase subunit HisH, protein MDNENNKEEAQELPLQGVGGLGIIRYGAGNIFSLTAALDRLGVSYGMINTEEDFEKYDRYIIPGVGHAGAAMAKLQHTGLVPKIKSLNKPTLGICVGMQLLTAYSEEGSADLLNLFPIKTLKFPHSEGYKVPHTGWNQVFTEKDNPLFANIPSGSHFYFVHSYFIEYDKLYTLSSTNYINKFSASIWHDNFYGVQFHPEKSGVYGETLLKNFANI, encoded by the coding sequence ATGGATAACGAAAATAATAAAGAAGAAGCTCAAGAGCTCCCCCTTCAGGGGGTTGGGGGGCTTGGCATCATACGCTACGGCGCCGGCAATATCTTTTCGCTTACCGCGGCGCTAGACCGCCTTGGCGTAAGCTATGGCATGATAAATACCGAAGAAGACTTCGAAAAGTACGATCGTTACATCATTCCGGGAGTTGGGCATGCGGGCGCTGCAATGGCTAAACTACAGCACACCGGTTTAGTACCCAAAATAAAATCGCTTAACAAGCCTACCCTGGGTATTTGCGTTGGCATGCAATTACTTACAGCTTACAGCGAGGAAGGCAGTGCCGATCTGTTGAATCTTTTTCCGATCAAAACGCTTAAGTTTCCGCATAGCGAAGGATACAAAGTACCCCACACCGGCTGGAACCAGGTATTTACAGAGAAAGACAACCCACTTTTTGCCAATATCCCGTCGGGGAGCCATTTTTACTTTGTACATTCATACTTTATTGAGTACGATAAGCTATATACTTTATCATCAACAAATTACATTAACAAGTTTTCGGCATCAATTTGGCATGATAACTTTTACGGAGTGCAGTTTCACCCCGAGAAGTCAGGTGTGTATGGTGAAACCTTATTAAAAAACTTTGCAAATATTTAA
- the hisD gene encoding histidinol dehydrogenase gives MKIYSYKDLKSTDITSVVQRNVDPANEIRTLVEDIIDNVKQHGDSALVDYASKFDKVLLEKLYLDNAELTEIAAAVSADQQRALQTAYDNIYKFHQSQVKTEDKVETMPGVTCWRELRPIEKVGLYIPGGTAVLPSTFLMLGIPAKIAGCKEIIVCSPPQKNGKVNAFIAYVALMLGIDKVYLVGGAQAVAAMAYGTETISKVDKIFGPGNQFVTKAKTIIQSTTTTAIDMPAGPSEVLVIADETANPAYVAADLLAQAEHGIDSQSVLVSTSQRLIDATLLEVEKQLQVLPRAEIARQAVDNSYAVLTNNLLEAMEFSNQYAPEHLILATDNWEQVTPEIINAGSVFLGNLTPESAGDYASGTNHTLPTSSYARAYSGVSVDSFVKKITFQHLTEQGIQNIGPSVEILAELEGLHAHRNTVSIRLNS, from the coding sequence ATGAAGATTTACAGTTACAAAGATTTAAAGTCGACCGATATTACCAGTGTTGTTCAACGCAATGTTGACCCTGCTAACGAGATACGTACGCTTGTCGAAGATATCATAGACAATGTTAAACAGCATGGCGACAGCGCTTTGGTTGACTACGCCAGCAAGTTTGACAAGGTGCTGTTAGAGAAGCTATACCTGGATAATGCCGAACTGACCGAAATAGCTGCTGCGGTATCTGCAGATCAGCAAAGGGCGCTGCAAACGGCTTATGACAATATCTACAAGTTCCACCAATCACAGGTAAAAACAGAAGATAAGGTGGAAACCATGCCGGGAGTAACCTGTTGGCGCGAACTTAGGCCGATAGAAAAGGTTGGGTTATATATACCAGGTGGCACAGCAGTTTTACCATCCACCTTTCTGATGCTGGGCATCCCGGCAAAAATTGCCGGCTGTAAAGAGATAATTGTTTGCTCTCCACCGCAAAAGAATGGTAAGGTGAATGCCTTTATCGCCTATGTGGCCTTGATGCTGGGTATTGATAAGGTATACCTCGTTGGAGGTGCGCAAGCCGTAGCAGCAATGGCTTACGGTACTGAAACCATCAGCAAGGTAGATAAGATATTTGGCCCGGGTAATCAGTTTGTAACCAAGGCTAAAACTATAATACAAAGCACAACAACCACCGCCATAGATATGCCTGCGGGCCCATCGGAAGTGTTGGTTATTGCAGACGAAACTGCAAACCCGGCCTATGTAGCTGCGGATCTTTTGGCGCAGGCTGAGCACGGAATAGACAGCCAGTCGGTGTTGGTAAGCACCTCTCAGCGGTTGATCGACGCGACGCTGCTGGAGGTAGAAAAGCAATTACAGGTGCTGCCAAGGGCAGAGATTGCACGCCAGGCAGTAGATAACTCTTACGCGGTGCTAACGAATAACCTGCTTGAGGCTATGGAATTCAGCAACCAATATGCCCCGGAACACCTGATATTAGCAACCGATAATTGGGAGCAAGTAACACCGGAGATCATTAATGCCGGATCTGTTTTCCTCGGGAACTTAACACCGGAAAGTGCAGGTGATTATGCATCGGGCACCAATCACACACTGCCAACCAGCAGTTACGCGCGGGCTTACTCAGGGGTATCTGTAGATTCATTTGTAAAGAAGATCACTTTTCAGCATTTAACAGAACAGGGCATCCAAAACATTGGTCCATCGGTAGAGATACTTGCCGAACTTGAAGGGTTGCACGCGCACAGGAATACGGTTTCAATCCGCCTTAACAGCTAG
- the hisF gene encoding imidazole glycerol phosphate synthase subunit HisF: MKEELSSPFRGRGGLSKRLIPCLDVKDGRTVKGVNFVDLRDAGDPVELAWNYSQQGADELVFLDITATVERRKTMVELVKSVARQINIPFTIGGGINEIADADALLNAGADKISINSAAVRNPALIDELARAFGVQFVIVAVDTRVMDGKNIVHLNGGRLPTEKETLDWILEAESRGAGEILLTSMDHDGTKGGFDNGLLKQVNQVVNIPVIASGGAGSVQHFVDVFHQTGVDAALAASVFHYGEILIPDLKATLKQNNIEVRI, encoded by the coding sequence ATAAAAGAAGAGTTAAGCTCCCCCTTCAGGGGGCGGGGGGGGTTATCTAAAAGACTTATCCCCTGCCTCGACGTTAAAGATGGCCGCACTGTAAAAGGTGTCAACTTTGTTGACCTGCGCGATGCCGGCGACCCGGTAGAGCTTGCCTGGAACTATTCGCAGCAAGGTGCCGACGAACTGGTGTTCCTGGACATTACAGCAACGGTAGAACGCCGTAAAACCATGGTAGAACTGGTAAAGTCGGTTGCCCGGCAGATCAACATACCTTTTACCATTGGGGGCGGTATAAACGAAATAGCAGATGCAGATGCACTGCTAAATGCAGGAGCAGACAAGATATCGATCAACTCGGCTGCAGTACGTAACCCGGCGTTAATAGATGAACTGGCAAGAGCATTTGGTGTTCAGTTCGTGATCGTTGCAGTAGATACCCGTGTAATGGATGGCAAAAATATTGTACACCTTAATGGAGGACGCTTGCCAACTGAAAAGGAAACACTGGACTGGATATTAGAGGCTGAAAGCCGTGGTGCTGGTGAAATACTGCTTACCTCTATGGACCATGACGGCACAAAAGGCGGATTTGATAACGGCCTTTTAAAACAGGTGAACCAAGTTGTAAATATACCCGTGATCGCGTCGGGTGGTGCGGGTTCAGTACAGCATTTTGTGGACGTGTTCCATCAGACGGGTGTAGACGCTGCTTTGGCAGCATCTGTCTTCCATTACGGTGAGATACTGATACCGGATTTAAAAGCGACCCTGAAACAAAATAACATCGAGGTGCGGATTTAA
- a CDS encoding WD40 repeat domain-containing protein, giving the protein MNAQKLSELTGHGNPIFSIEMSQKPGILFSGGNDKGLVEWSLSDNAFIKVMFPVPASIYAIHCPVGFPLMFAGLRNGEVLVFNFVEQKITHRLRHHLKPIFDIKSISQKKELLVASEDGSVSVWNMDNLELLHTIKVSNDTVRCIAISPDKEQVALGCRDGRVMTYDAIDYAPVKALIGHTMAVFTLQYSPSGNYLISGSRDAQLKIWDTDNSSLITSVAAHMFAVNHIVFHPTRPYFATASMDKSIKIWDAVEFKLRKIISREKGYESHALSVNKLVWDGDKLLSASDDKKIITWNIEF; this is encoded by the coding sequence ATGAACGCTCAGAAACTATCGGAACTTACCGGCCACGGCAATCCTATCTTCAGCATTGAAATGTCCCAGAAGCCCGGAATATTGTTCAGCGGTGGCAATGATAAGGGGCTGGTGGAATGGAGCCTTAGCGACAATGCATTTATTAAAGTGATGTTTCCAGTGCCGGCATCAATCTACGCCATACACTGCCCGGTTGGCTTTCCGCTGATGTTTGCAGGATTACGCAACGGTGAGGTGCTGGTGTTCAACTTTGTTGAGCAGAAGATAACACACAGGCTGCGGCATCATCTAAAGCCAATATTTGATATAAAATCGATCTCTCAGAAAAAAGAATTACTTGTGGCTTCAGAAGACGGGTCGGTTTCGGTATGGAACATGGACAATTTGGAGCTTCTGCACACCATTAAGGTTTCTAACGATACCGTGCGATGCATAGCCATAAGCCCGGATAAAGAGCAGGTAGCACTAGGCTGCCGCGACGGCCGTGTCATGACCTACGACGCGATCGATTACGCACCTGTTAAGGCACTTATTGGCCACACAATGGCAGTTTTCACTCTACAATATTCACCCAGCGGTAATTACCTTATTTCTGGTAGCAGAGATGCACAGTTGAAGATATGGGATACCGATAATTCATCGCTGATCACCAGCGTTGCAGCACACATGTTCGCGGTAAATCACATTGTTTTTCACCCTACCCGGCCGTACTTCGCAACGGCCAGTATGGATAAAAGCATTAAGATATGGGATGCAGTCGAATTTAAACTGCGCAAGATCATTAGTCGCGAAAAAGGCTACGAGAGCCACGCTTTATCAGTTAACAAGCTTGTTTGGGATGGCGATAAGCTGCTGTCCGCGAGTGACGACAAGAAGATCATCACCTGGAATATAGAGTTCTAG
- a CDS encoding 4Fe-4S dicluster domain-containing protein has product MAIIITDECINCGACEPECPNNAIYDAGAAWRFSDGTDLRGVIDFGDGNTLNAEEAQAALSDDIYYIVPDKCTECVGFHDEPQCAAVCPVDCCVDDEDVRETEEELLAKKDWLHMNG; this is encoded by the coding sequence ATGGCGATCATAATCACCGATGAATGCATTAACTGCGGGGCCTGCGAACCAGAGTGCCCTAACAATGCTATTTACGATGCCGGTGCCGCCTGGCGTTTTTCTGACGGTACGGACCTGCGTGGCGTTATAGATTTTGGCGACGGCAATACATTGAATGCAGAAGAAGCTCAGGCAGCTTTGTCAGACGATATATATTACATTGTACCTGATAAGTGCACCGAGTGTGTTGGTTTCCACGACGAGCCACAGTGCGCTGCTGTTTGCCCTGTTGATTGCTGCGTTGATGACGAAGACGTACGTGAAACTGAAGAAGAACTGCTTGCCAAAAAAGATTGGCTGCACATGAACGGCTAA
- a CDS encoding C40 family peptidase, which produces MEYGICNIAIVPLRAEPSDRAELVSQLLFGETFEILEWTNKWARIKTAFDSYTGWVDRLQFVMLGHLAYQNLQRKPAPLTHKPITQAWKIEDNTVIYLAAGSSLAFLEGTTCFIGNEKFEIIGEIGERDHIANVAKSFMNAPYLWGGRTHFGIDCSGFTQVVYRLCGTNIKRDASLQAQQGETVETLSNGKLGDLAFFNNPEGKITHVGILLNNGQIIHASGKVKIDSIDNEGIYSKDLKRHTHQLHSIRRFF; this is translated from the coding sequence ATGGAATACGGCATTTGTAATATTGCTATTGTGCCGCTGCGCGCCGAACCCAGCGACCGTGCAGAACTGGTATCGCAACTTTTATTTGGCGAGACCTTCGAGATTTTAGAATGGACAAACAAGTGGGCGAGGATTAAAACGGCGTTTGATAGCTACACGGGCTGGGTTGACAGGTTGCAGTTTGTAATGCTGGGCCATTTGGCTTACCAAAACCTGCAGCGTAAGCCTGCACCCTTAACTCACAAGCCTATTACACAGGCCTGGAAGATAGAGGATAATACGGTAATATACCTGGCAGCAGGCAGCTCACTTGCATTTTTAGAAGGCACTACCTGTTTTATAGGAAATGAAAAATTCGAAATTATAGGCGAGATAGGAGAGCGGGACCATATAGCTAATGTTGCGAAATCGTTTATGAATGCACCTTACCTGTGGGGCGGGCGTACACATTTTGGTATAGACTGTTCGGGCTTTACCCAGGTGGTATATCGCTTGTGCGGCACCAACATCAAACGGGATGCTTCTTTACAGGCGCAACAAGGAGAAACTGTAGAAACCTTGTCGAACGGTAAATTGGGCGACCTGGCTTTCTTCAATAATCCGGAAGGTAAAATAACACACGTTGGTATATTGCTGAACAACGGTCAGATTATTCATGCTTCGGGAAAGGTAAAAATAGACTCGATAGATAATGAGGGGATATACTCGAAGGATTTAAAACGTCACACCCATCAACTGCACAGTATTCGCCGTTTTTTCTAG
- the hisC gene encoding histidinol-phosphate transaminase: MFDINNLLRDNIKRLVPYSSARDEFQGEASVFLDANENAFGSPLVQAFNRYPDPMQHQVKLRLSQIKGVPARNIFLGNGSDEAIDVLFRSFCNPGVDNVIIVPPTYGMYEVSANINDVAIKKVLLTDGYQLNLEGIAEAIDDNTKLIFICSPNNPTGNSINRDDIETLLANFHGIVVVDEAYINFSRQKTFIQELTEYANLVVLQTLSKAWGLAGLRVGMAFASEEIIEVMNKVKPPYNINEASQTLTLQALANVEQVNAWIKETLEQRDKLVLTLKDMTFVRDIYPSDANFILVKTTDAKGIYNYLVDNGIIVRNRNNVELCEGCLRITIGTPEENNKLIATLQQYQ, encoded by the coding sequence ATGTTTGATATAAATAACCTTCTCAGGGATAACATTAAACGCCTTGTACCCTACTCGTCTGCACGGGATGAGTTCCAGGGAGAGGCCAGTGTGTTTTTAGATGCTAACGAAAATGCCTTCGGCTCGCCGCTGGTACAGGCGTTTAACCGCTACCCGGATCCGATGCAGCACCAGGTTAAGCTGCGCCTGAGCCAGATAAAAGGTGTGCCTGCCCGTAATATTTTTTTAGGTAACGGCAGCGACGAAGCTATCGATGTGCTATTCCGCAGTTTTTGCAACCCGGGTGTAGATAACGTAATTATCGTCCCACCCACCTACGGCATGTACGAGGTGTCAGCCAACATAAATGATGTTGCTATAAAAAAGGTGCTGCTTACAGATGGATATCAATTAAACCTGGAAGGCATTGCCGAAGCTATAGATGATAACACCAAGCTCATCTTTATCTGCTCACCCAACAACCCTACAGGTAACTCCATCAATCGTGATGATATAGAAACGTTACTGGCAAATTTCCATGGCATAGTAGTAGTTGATGAAGCTTACATAAACTTTAGCCGGCAGAAAACCTTTATACAGGAACTTACCGAATACGCCAACCTGGTAGTATTACAAACGCTTTCAAAAGCGTGGGGGCTTGCAGGTTTGCGCGTGGGTATGGCGTTTGCCAGTGAAGAGATTATTGAAGTTATGAATAAGGTTAAGCCACCTTATAACATTAACGAAGCATCGCAAACACTTACTTTGCAGGCACTGGCCAATGTAGAACAGGTAAATGCCTGGATAAAAGAAACGCTGGAACAGCGCGACAAACTGGTGCTTACCTTAAAAGACATGACCTTTGTGCGTGACATCTACCCTTCCGATGCTAACTTTATCCTGGTAAAGACAACCGATGCTAAAGGTATTTACAACTACCTGGTAGATAACGGTATAATTGTGCGAAACCGCAATAACGTAGAGCTTTGTGAAGGTTGCCTGCGCATTACTATAGGCACGCCGGAAGAAAACAATAAACTGATAGCTACTTTACAACAATATCAATGA
- a CDS encoding acyl-CoA reductase translates to MSKISTDSVIDTFSELGRRLATPDDELMDIINSERYHNAWFTPESVLSAVQANGEMLNRADLETWLQRYPVQNHQPKNIGLILAGNIPLVGFHDVLCVLLSGNNTLIKASSQDARLIKYVLDLLVQIATHYQQQYSFVERLTDFDAIIATGSNNSSRYFDYYFGKVPNIIRKNRNSVAVLTGNESTEQLHALGRDIFDYFGLGCRNVSKLFVPEGYNFNHFFESIEVYNTIIHHHKYNNNYDYNKSIFLVNRDEHLDNGFLMLKQDDRLTSPLAVVFYETYSDVKALNDKLSGLSDQLQCIVTSTPLNTSNQIVDFGESQHPKLWDYADGVDTMEFLTGLR, encoded by the coding sequence ATGTCAAAAATAAGCACCGATAGTGTAATAGATACGTTCTCTGAATTAGGCAGACGGCTTGCAACTCCTGACGATGAACTGATGGACATTATCAACTCCGAAAGGTACCATAATGCCTGGTTTACACCCGAAAGTGTACTTTCTGCCGTACAGGCGAATGGCGAGATGCTGAACCGCGCAGATTTGGAAACATGGCTTCAGCGTTATCCTGTTCAAAACCATCAGCCTAAAAACATCGGCCTTATACTGGCTGGCAATATACCGCTTGTTGGCTTTCACGATGTGCTTTGCGTGCTGCTCAGCGGGAACAACACCCTTATCAAAGCCTCATCTCAGGATGCTCGTCTGATTAAGTACGTGCTGGACCTGCTTGTACAAATAGCAACACACTACCAACAACAGTACAGTTTTGTGGAACGTCTCACAGATTTCGATGCTATTATTGCCACCGGCAGCAATAACAGTTCCCGATACTTTGATTACTATTTTGGCAAAGTACCCAACATCATCCGCAAAAACCGCAACAGCGTAGCCGTGCTTACCGGCAATGAGTCCACCGAACAACTGCACGCACTAGGCCGCGACATATTTGACTACTTTGGCCTGGGCTGCCGCAACGTATCAAAGCTGTTTGTGCCTGAAGGATATAATTTCAATCACTTTTTTGAATCTATTGAAGTATATAACACCATCATCCATCATCATAAATACAACAACAATTACGATTACAACAAATCGATTTTTTTGGTGAACAGGGATGAGCACCTGGATAATGGATTCCTGATGCTTAAGCAGGACGATCGACTTACTTCGCCTTTGGCAGTAGTTTTTTATGAAACCTACAGTGATGTTAAAGCGCTGAACGATAAACTTTCCGGCCTTAGCGATCAATTACAATGCATTGTTACAAGTACACCGCTTAACACCAGTAATCAAATAGTTGATTTTGGCGAAAGTCAACACCCCAAACTGTGGGACTACGCTGATGGTGTAGATACTATGGAATTCTTAACCGGCTTGAGGTAA
- the hisIE gene encoding bifunctional phosphoribosyl-AMP cyclohydrolase/phosphoribosyl-ATP diphosphatase HisIE — MHRTAQRQKLKTKMNINFNKSDGLVPVVIQDEQTLEVLMLGYMNQEAYDKTVEENVVTFFSRSKNRLWTKGETSQNYLHVKSIDIDCDDDTLLIKVKADGPTCHTGSRSCFKTEYNQNFINQLESIIADRYENPQEGSYINKLRGKGLNKIAQKVGEEGVETVIAALAETETDLINEASDLVFHLLVLLKEKNLSLATIAKNLEGRHK, encoded by the coding sequence TTGCATCGTACCGCGCAAAGACAGAAACTGAAAACAAAAATGAATATCAATTTCAATAAATCTGACGGCCTTGTGCCTGTTGTAATACAGGACGAGCAAACCCTTGAGGTGCTAATGCTGGGCTACATGAACCAGGAAGCGTATGATAAAACCGTTGAGGAAAATGTCGTTACGTTCTTCTCACGCTCAAAGAACCGCTTGTGGACCAAAGGCGAGACGAGCCAAAATTACCTGCACGTTAAAAGCATAGATATTGACTGTGACGACGATACACTGCTGATAAAAGTAAAAGCGGATGGGCCAACCTGTCACACAGGTTCGCGCAGCTGCTTTAAAACAGAGTATAATCAAAACTTTATAAATCAACTGGAAAGTATCATTGCCGACCGGTATGAAAACCCACAGGAAGGATCCTACATCAATAAGTTGCGTGGCAAGGGCTTAAATAAGATCGCTCAGAAGGTTGGCGAAGAAGGTGTAGAGACAGTAATAGCAGCCCTTGCAGAAACAGAAACCGATCTGATCAACGAAGCTTCAGACCTGGTTTTCCATTTGCTGGTACTATTAAAAGAGAAGAATCTTAGCCTGGCAACCATTGCCAAAAACTTAGAAGGAAGGCACAAATAA
- the hisB gene encoding bifunctional histidinol-phosphatase/imidazoleglycerol-phosphate dehydratase HisB — protein MSQLQKVLFIDRDGTLINETPDEQIDSFEKLTFYPGCLQYLPKIAAEFGYELVMVTNQDGMGTSSFPEDTFWPVHNFIINTYENEGVHFTRQAIDRTFAKDNQPTRKPATGLLTQYLDATRYDLANSFTIGDRKNDILLARNLGAKSIWLNNRTGLGDGEFDAGSDNLADVIALETNSWKDIYEFLKLGKRVVEHRRATKETDIYIKLNLDGTGDAKVSTGLHFFDHMLDQIARHGGFDLTVEAKGDLHIDEHHTIEDTGIALGEVFALALGNKMGIERYGFCLPMDDCLAQAAIDFGGRNWIVWDADFKREKVGDVPTEMFYHFFKSFSDAAKCNLNIKAEGQNEHHKIEAIFKAFAKAIKMAVKRDPDKMVLPSTKGLL, from the coding sequence ATGAGCCAATTGCAAAAAGTTCTGTTTATAGACCGCGACGGCACACTTATTAACGAAACGCCTGATGAGCAGATAGACTCATTTGAAAAGCTGACCTTTTACCCGGGCTGCCTGCAATACCTTCCAAAAATAGCTGCAGAATTCGGCTATGAACTGGTAATGGTAACCAATCAGGATGGTATGGGTACCTCGTCATTCCCGGAAGATACTTTTTGGCCGGTGCACAACTTCATTATTAATACTTACGAGAACGAAGGTGTACATTTTACGCGTCAGGCTATAGATCGCACTTTTGCAAAAGATAACCAACCAACGCGTAAACCGGCTACGGGCTTGCTTACGCAATACCTGGATGCTACCAGGTACGACCTTGCAAACTCCTTTACCATTGGCGACCGTAAGAACGATATTTTACTGGCCCGTAACCTGGGTGCAAAAAGCATTTGGTTAAATAACCGCACCGGCTTAGGTGACGGGGAGTTTGATGCCGGCAGTGATAACCTCGCCGATGTTATAGCCTTGGAAACTAACAGTTGGAAAGACATCTATGAGTTCTTGAAATTAGGCAAACGTGTGGTAGAACACCGCCGCGCAACTAAGGAAACCGACATATACATAAAGTTAAATCTGGATGGTACCGGCGATGCGAAGGTTTCTACAGGACTGCACTTTTTTGACCATATGCTGGACCAGATAGCCCGCCACGGAGGCTTCGACCTTACCGTAGAGGCAAAAGGCGACCTGCACATAGACGAGCACCATACCATAGAAGATACCGGAATTGCATTAGGCGAGGTTTTTGCTTTAGCACTAGGCAACAAAATGGGGATAGAACGTTATGGTTTTTGCCTGCCCATGGACGATTGCCTTGCACAAGCAGCCATTGATTTTGGCGGCCGTAACTGGATAGTTTGGGACGCCGATTTTAAGCGTGAAAAGGTTGGAGATGTACCTACCGAGATGTTCTACCACTTTTTTAAATCGTTTAGCGATGCGGCAAAGTGCAACCTGAACATAAAGGCAGAGGGACAAAACGAGCATCACAAAATAGAGGCGATATTTAAAGCATTTGCCAAAGCTATTAAAATGGCTGTTAAGCGGGACCCGGATAAAATGGTTTTACCGAGTACCAAAGGGCTGCTTTAA
- the hisG gene encoding ATP phosphoribosyltransferase, whose amino-acid sequence MKTLKIAIQKSGRLNEKSVELLKNCGLNFENYKSSLISPVSNFPLEILFLRDDDIPEYVQDGIADLGIVGENVIQETEVKVSYLQRLGFGKCSLKIAVPNNTGIESIGQLNGRSIATTYPVILGKFLKEQNIVADIRTISGSVEISPGLGLSDAICDLVSTGGTLKSNGLKPFADVMSSEAVLIGRAGSENEDLIQELIQRIQSVLRAKETKYVVLNVERDNLQAVIALLPGVKSPSVVPLAEEGWVAVHTVIPERDFWDRISQLKQAGAQGIVVMPIEKIIL is encoded by the coding sequence GTGAAAACACTAAAAATAGCGATCCAAAAATCGGGTCGGCTCAACGAAAAATCCGTTGAATTATTAAAGAATTGCGGCTTAAACTTCGAAAATTACAAAAGCTCGCTTATCTCCCCTGTCTCCAACTTCCCGTTAGAAATACTTTTCCTGCGCGACGATGATATCCCAGAATATGTTCAGGATGGCATCGCCGATCTGGGCATTGTAGGCGAGAACGTTATACAGGAAACAGAGGTTAAAGTAAGTTACCTGCAGCGGCTTGGATTCGGCAAGTGCTCGCTTAAAATCGCGGTGCCTAACAACACCGGCATCGAAAGCATTGGCCAGCTTAACGGCCGCTCGATAGCTACCACCTACCCGGTGATTCTTGGGAAGTTCCTGAAAGAACAAAACATTGTTGCTGATATCCGCACCATTTCCGGCTCCGTAGAAATATCACCCGGGCTGGGCCTGAGCGATGCCATCTGCGACCTGGTATCAACCGGTGGCACCCTGAAAAGCAACGGGTTAAAACCCTTTGCTGATGTAATGTCGTCTGAAGCGGTGCTGATCGGCCGCGCTGGTAGCGAGAACGAAGATTTGATACAGGAACTTATCCAACGCATTCAGTCAGTTTTACGGGCAAAAGAAACCAAATACGTGGTTTTGAACGTAGAACGCGATAATCTTCAGGCGGTAATTGCTTTATTGCCCGGCGTAAAAAGCCCGTCGGTGGTGCCACTGGCCGAAGAAGGTTGGGTAGCTGTACACACCGTGATACCCGAGCGCGACTTCTGGGATCGCATTAGTCAGCTAAAGCAAGCAGGTGCACAGGGCATTGTAGTAATGCCTATAGAGAAGATAATATTGTAG
- a CDS encoding 1-(5-phosphoribosyl)-5-[(5-phosphoribosylamino)methylideneamino]imidazole-4-carboxamide isomerase, protein MYIIPAIDILDKKVVRLREGDYSQVTEYDVTLEEMIERYQSNGTNFIHIIDLNGAKNDFSNQQYLFDVIQKTDMKVQYGGGIRSIDKVKELIDSGVHRVIVGTQALTNPSFLPDLSKEICGRDKCSDQVVVAIDVLDEVIKYSGWMESSPIKLMDYVDKCLALGFFRFLCTDINKDGKLGGAGVELYSKLLDHSPFIKLIASGGVSSMSDIEQLSKIKVESCVVGKAIYENRISIEDIKNWNLESLMSI, encoded by the coding sequence ATGTACATTATCCCCGCAATTGATATTCTGGATAAAAAGGTTGTTCGCCTGCGTGAAGGTGACTACAGCCAGGTAACCGAATACGACGTTACACTGGAAGAGATGATAGAAAGGTACCAGAGCAACGGTACAAACTTCATCCACATCATCGACCTGAACGGCGCCAAAAACGATTTCAGCAATCAGCAATACCTGTTTGATGTAATACAGAAAACAGACATGAAGGTTCAATACGGCGGCGGTATACGCAGCATAGATAAGGTTAAAGAACTTATTGATTCTGGTGTGCACCGCGTTATTGTAGGCACACAAGCACTTACAAATCCATCATTCCTGCCTGATCTGAGCAAAGAAATTTGTGGCCGCGACAAATGCAGCGACCAGGTGGTAGTTGCTATTGACGTGCTGGACGAGGTGATAAAATATTCCGGCTGGATGGAAAGCTCGCCAATTAAGCTAATGGACTACGTAGACAAGTGCCTGGCGCTGGGTTTCTTCCGTTTCCTGTGTACGGATATTAATAAAGATGGAAAGTTGGGCGGTGCAGGTGTAGAGCTTTACAGCAAATTGTTGGATCATTCACCATTCATTAAACTGATCGCCTCGGGTGGTGTAAGCTCAATGAGCGACATAGAGCAGCTTAGCAAAATAAAGGTAGAATCGTGCGTGGTAGGCAAAGCCATATATGAAAACCGCATCAGCATAGAAGACATCAAGAACTGGAATCTGGAAAGCTTGATGTCGATATAA